The sequence below is a genomic window from Theobroma cacao cultivar B97-61/B2 chromosome 6, Criollo_cocoa_genome_V2, whole genome shotgun sequence.
GTAAGTTAGATATTTCCAGTATTTCACGTACCCTAAAAGTTGACCTCAAACACAAGCAAGGTGGGGCATATTCGGGTATCTGGGAGGTATCAGCAAAATAACAGGCCTAGAGTCAGCGATAAACATAAAGTACATTATCATTTCTTGCCCTGAAAGAGTTAACAAGGGGATAAATGATTAATAATGTTGGTACATAGGTCTCGTGTTGAGCAGTTTGAGCTATGAAAGATACTACAGCGGTCCCTACTTCATATTTTACAGATGACTCTCAGGTTATCTATCTTCATGCTCGAGCAATTTTCACTTCAGAAGTAAATATTCGGTTGAGCACTGCAGCAAGGCGAATCCCACCTTGAGCAAGCCTCTTCTCCACAATAGGCAACCGAGAGAGGAAATAATCATCTGCAGAATAAAAGAAGAATGCATTAAAACAAAGATTAgacataaaatttcattaagatAGCTTATCTGATATTATGGGGAAAGGTGATCAAGCAGAACATGACATTATCACTGCCTTTTAGCATGTCCTCATATCAACCATGGCAGGTTGCGTAAAAAGCTGTATTGGGTTGGCCATGTGcaggaaaaaaatatttataggaatggtcaaagagaaaaagataagaaatgGCGAAGACAAGCAGGGAGATCATCATTGGCTACTTTTACCAACATCCACGTTAGTTTTCTATCTCACAAAAGTATGTTTATGCATTCTAAAGGGCATTGTTTCAGCTGATACTTATATCCTGTACAACCTCATTAAGATGATGAGTTTGTTTCAAAACCAGGCCTGGAGTTTCCACATTCCAATGTTTTATCAGCCTTTAATATTTAGCAGCAAGCAGATCTAAACCAAGACATACATATGCACCTAAGATTTCAAAACTTGCTGGCAGATAACTTTTCCAAACATAGTTTCAGTCAAAGCAAGAGATATCGCATAAAATACAGGAACCAGATCTGTAATAGAGCAGGGTAAAAAGGTCAGTAATCCGGTCAGGCTTAGGCCAGTTGATACATAGAGCAGCAGTGATTCTGCCATCTCTCTCCAACAAGTTTTCACTTTGAtcacctttcaaaaaaaagaaaaagttttcgCTTTGAACTATTTAACTCAACAACGGAGCAACGAGAAGTTCCATATAAGGatcaattttcatttgataAAGAAGTGCCTTACAAttatcaaagaagaaaagaggaagaagaataaaatacCTTCTAAGGTGCTTCCAGGCGTGGCATTCCTGTATGCAAACTTACATGCCAACCCAACACTTTCAGAAGCATACCTGTATAACAGAGGCAATTTATTATGTCTACTGATGCCAGTTCCTTAGAGAAAATGCAATTACTTTCTTTGCCACTTAAAATATGGAAGTCAGAGATCCACTAAATATGTGTTTGATTGTTAGGAGCATGTATATCTACATATGTATATTTCCACTCAGGTTTCTTTGGCATCAGGGAACAAGCCTAACTAAAGAAAACATTTCTCTCTTAGGGATGCAGGAGTGAACCGAAATATGAACTGGTGAACATTTCATACAAGTGAATGGATTAATTTGTTATTAGACATAGGCAATCAAGCAAAGCATAGACATATAAACAGTTCTTTCAGCACTTAATGTGCTTTAACAATTCACATCACAGTTGGTATAGTTGAAGCAGTCCATCATACACATCAGAAAGAGttgaaagaaatattttgtgaGATAAACTTACAGGTTAGGACAAACTGCATgattatatccacaatattCCCATGATGGTATATCATTGGACCAAGCATCCTATAGATGAATAAAGAAACATAAGAACAGCAGTTAATATCACATTGTTATATATGCATTCGCATAGGCATAGTTAAAAATACataaaccctaaacccaagcagggaaaaagaaaatcccaaaacaacaaaaaagggGCAGGGGAACCTAAACTTGGGTGTTTTGCTTGTATTTgttaattgaatcaaatacGCTGAACTATTCAAGACACTCAAAAGACACAAACATAAAGCCTTCTATTGTCTCTTGAGTTTATTTCAATAGTTTACAGCTTTAAAAGTAAACATAGCTTATCTGCTATCCATAATAGCTACATCCACAAAATGaacatgaaggaaaacaaACTGCTTACTGTAATATTCCTCTGGATGGCTTGAATCATTATTGCAAGATCCGATCCATAGAATGTCTTCACTGCAGAATCAATAATCATGGTATCCCAGACCTGGAACAATGATAGCATTGGATAAATGCATACAGACAGAATATATAGGCCCCAAACACATATGCACACTTTCTCATGCATGAGTTTACGAGCATCTTTTGACATGAATCTCTTCTTTGAAAAACTTGTTAAAAAAGGGATATCTCCATCCAAACATTCTGACAAACAAGTCAGGCCCAAAGAAGAGCTATCACTGGATCTAACAGCGGTCAAGGAGGAGGCAAGGAGATGGTTTTCTTGACTGAGACGTATAATCACATCTCCAGCACCTATCATTTccctttttccattttatttaTCTCACTATTAGAGAGCAGAAGTGACAACTGACAAGTTGGCTCAAAGTTACTTGTTATTGAATGGCCTCTTTCATGTCTTTTAACCAGCCATTGTTGTTTTGAGCCCCCCCGACCTccaccataaaaaaaaaaaaaagagaggagaCAACTGCTTTTTGAGTTTTAACTATAGCATATAATGGCTACATAAAGACAGTAACATATTTGTGCATATTTAATTCGCTTCAACATCATTTTCCTGCTTATCacagggaaaaagaaaaagggatgCTGGAGGAAGATGCACTTAAAAGGACAATGAAATGAAGTGCTCACATGGTGTAGATTTGTCTTCCTACGATACCAACGGACTGTGATTGTATTTCCACCTAAATCTCCTGTGAAGCCAACATGTAATGGCTGTaatcagaaaagaaaaagttatgtTGGAATGTACACTCTCTTTTTCCAAGAGAAATAAGGATACAAGCAATGCATACCAGATGGCTCTAAAAGATGGgtaagaattatttataaaatcatgGCTCTGCAGCCAATGTTGGCTCAAAAATTCACCATGATACCACATACAACATGATAGAGAACCATAACTACAGAAAATATTCATTGTACATACAACATGATAGAGAACCATAACTACAGAAAATATTCATTGTACCTTCCTAAAGTTTAGCATTTTAAAGATACAATAATTCGTTCTAAACTGATGGGATTTAAAGATTAAGCTGTTgcatttaaaaacaattgGTTTTCTTCAAGCACCCTTCCTATGAACCATGTGAGAAGACTAGTAAAAACACTGTCCGAAAAATCTGTAACACTCTTCTATAGATAAATCATGATAAATGAAGTAGGTTTACACCaaccatttttcttcttttgaactTGTTGATAAAGTAATAGTAGATTCGAAGAACATATTTTATGAGTTAtcaatgataataaaacatattCCTTAAATCAAGTCAGTCATTCAGCCTATTCCCATATATATGCAACTGCATACATTGTAGGATTGCATCTTTTGGAATTCCCTTAATTTCAGTGATACCAGCAGAACAGCACAAACCTGATGGACATCCCCCATAAAATGAGCTAAGAACATAAGTGCCTCTGTCAAATTGTCTGTCACCAACAGAAGAAGAGTCTCCATATAATAAACCATTGAGGgttgaaaaatattatgtcaTAGCATGTGTAACTGTCAACCCAGGAGTACAAACAATACTTACATTTCAACTTGGGCTTATAGTCCTGATATGCTGAAAAGAGTTGGCTTGTATAGTTGAAAATTGCTCCAGTTACgcaaatatttttatgtcCAGCAAGATCATGGCAGTCACCTATAAGAATACCACAGCACATTATATAGGATAATTAATGTCTGTGGAGATGTCAAGCTCATGGATATTAACACtgaaaaatgaacaaaaacaagCATAAAAAACATGACTATAAAACACCAAACTTACGGCAGTATTCATAGTTACACTTTAAATCTGGGGTGTCAACATAGTGTAAGGGACTAGTCCAGTGCCAGTTGTAGTACCACTTTATATCATCAGGCCAGGAGCATACAGATGCAAGCTCACCTTTAGCTGAATCAGGGAGCAGTTCTTTTACTGTAGCCAAAGCATCTTCAGTAAGATATCCCTGAAGGATCAAGAAGGGCATAATCAGATGAAATTGGCAACATCTTCTGACTCACAAGCAAACACACAAAACATCATGCCATCAAGAATTTCATTCTttgtatcaaatttcacagATTCTCATGCGAAATGTGGAGTTGATAAAGAGTCTATGTTCATTGCGTGGTGGTAGTTTGCCTCTGTTTTCTTCTGTTGCATTTATGGCCCACCCTTCTCCTCACATGAAGCTGGTTTGGATTATATGATATTTCCTGCCTGCACACTTAATGTCATAGACGTTATAGGTTGAACCGTGTTTTGTGTTCATGATTATTGTTCTGATTTTTGACATCATAGGTTATCTGAACTGATAGTTTAGAGCTGATATCCTTCAGTTTGTGTCTCTATGTCTGATATTCAAGGCTTGTCCTGCCAGTTTGCATTTTGTACATGATGTCAAGACGACTTATGTTCTGTACAAGCAGACAAACTCTAGTCCCGCTTtgtccttttgttcttcctgaACTCTTCCAGATTCTCCTTTTTGGGATGATTAATAGAATATCTATTctgattgagaaaaaaaagaaccaaTCCAAATACCTGAATCCATAATTTATTAAAGCTGGTTCCATGAACACTAAAGCTAATCATTGTTAATAACTGTTTTTTCCTTAATCAAGCACTATGATCTTATTGTTCAAAACATTTGGACAGTccataaaatattcaaaaatcaaaatgcaACAAATAATACACAAAAGAAAAACGAAGTCTCACCTCAGCTATCTTGCAAACAGCATAATGACCCTCCTTTCCCCAACCAATTACCCCATGAACTAATAACATAAGAACAAGCACCCTTCCAATCCAAAGTAGCTCATGCGAACCCATTCCTCTAAAACCCATGAATTCTGTAAAGTTTCAAAAGACAACCTTTTTAAatgtgttttaagaaaaatgcTCTATTTTTCATGTTGACACCTCTGTTTGATTGATAAGAAGGTaaatagagagaaaagaacagaaaaatCCCATTTTGAGCTCCTTCATGAGTTTCAGAAAAGgggagaaaagggaaaaacttttttttctttgatttggaaaacttaaaatggtaacAAACATTTTCACACGAAccaaacaaagagaaaaaccaatacCGCAAAATATCTTGTCTTTGATCACCGGGAAAAGTGCAAACCCTGTCTTAGATTTTCGCGATCAGGGGCCTTAGTATCGTTTGAACGGACATACGGTCCAGCTTTACCTGAAAAGCAAGCAtgcctttcttctttcctGTTCTTTCCcctcttttattctttttctttcgtggagttaaaacttcaaaaagtGAAAGTAAAGAGACAGCACTAGTAATTCTTTCATAATGACggataaaaagattaaaagaatAGCCGAAGAGCGATGTTtccttcaaaagaaaaaaacaaaacacttTAAACGCTATTTTAAATACCTTTCAAACCTGTTTTAACACAAAGATCATATACTTACAAACACTCGCACTAGTGAAGGATAAGAATTGcaaaattgataagaaaatattatcaaaACAATCTTATATTATATTTGGTAAGGTaataaaaagtgaaaagaGCATAAAGTTACTTATCTTGTTAGATAGAGGAATGGTTTCGGAGATGAACCAAAGAGGAAGTCTAAAGATCATGGCAGTCTATTGGTCCCTTTCAATAAGTACTTatagtaaattattaaattggtCATTTATGTGGCTCACAAGTGTTGATCTTATAAACAATGCCGTAATAAAATCGCCATCTCTTTtctcaagaaaaattaatgaacTTTAACCATaaagttcttatttttattccaACTTATGCCCAGGACCCATTTCCTCTATTATCAAGCAAACTACAGAGTGCAAGACTTAGAGcgaaaataaaagcaaagaaatGAAGGCAATAGTGATAACAACGCCAGGAGGCCCAGAGGTGCTGCAGTTGCAACAAGTTGATGACCCAGAAATCAAAGACGATGAGGTCCTCATCAAGGTAGAGGCCTCTGCTCTGAACCGGGCTGATACACTCCAAAGGAAAGGTGCCTACCCTCCTCCTAAGGGTGCTAGTCCTTACCCTGGTCTTGAATGTTCTGGCGCTGTCCTTTCTGTTGGCAAGAATGTTACCCGCTGGAAAGTTGGTGATCAGGTAATTGATTCCATTTCCTAGAAATATAATCCATTAGGGTTTGATTGAGAAGTTGTGATTTTTATGAATGATCCACTGTTTTTCACGAGGTGAGGTTTAAAGATTAGATTTTTAAAGGGTGTTAGGACAAGTGATATCGTCGATATCGGGCTGCAACTTCAGTGAGTAGTTTCTTGTATGTTGTTTGACAAGCTGCGTTACGTAGGTGTGTGCTCTTCTTAGTGGAGGTGGCTATGCTGAGAAAGTAGCAGTTCCAGCTGGACAAGTTCTTCCAATCCCACCTGGGGTTTCTCTCAAGGATGCTGCCGGTTTACCTGAAGTGGCTTGTACTGTTTGGTCCACTGTTTTTATGATGAGTCGCCTATCTGCTGGAGAGACATTCTTGGTAACCTCTTTATCCACTACTTTTACCTATATAAATCAATCAATCTTGTCcttaatgttgtgtaatgcTTGGGTTGCTAGGATAATGGATATGCTCTAATGAGACGTTCTCAATTATAATTGGATCTTGTAGATACAGCTGTGTATCCCAATTTTCTCCTCTGATACGTACTTTATTGTTGTCAAATGTTTTTAATCTAAGGTCTACTGAGTTACAACCTAATACATTTAGGCGCGAAGTGTATGTCCAAGTGCTTGAGTTTTGATGACATGTTCATTCCTCCTATTTCCTTCTGTCAACAGCATATGGCCTGTCCATCAATTAGCCTACTGTCTTTCAAGATAGCATAGGATTTACTTGTCCTTATGACCAGCAGAGAATATCACTGAATGCTTGAAAATTAACTTGTTTAGGTATCAATTGAAAGAATTTGGTGCTTGCATTAACAATTGTTTATGATGCCTGACTagatattcaatatatttttctgTTTCTATGCTTCTTTGTAGTATCTCTGCAGCTTTCTAGTTTGTGATCCATTGCTTAACATGTGAACTCACTGGTATTGGAATCTCAGGTCCATGGTGGTTCTAGTGGAATTGGCACTTTCGCAATTCAGATAGCCAAGACCAAAGGAGCAACAGTGTTTGTCACTGCAGGTCTACCTGCAATTATGAATCAATCATAAATTGTTTGTCTCCctgtatttttatatttagataTTGTAGTGTTGATCTCCAGGGAGTGAAGATAAATTAGCTTTTTGTAAGAATCTTGGTGCTGATGTGTGCATCAATTACAAGACAGAGGATTTTGTTACacgtgttaaggaagaaactGGAGGGAAAGGTATCTCTTTAGTTTGTGATTGATTGTATCTCTTGTCTGCTCTCCGAACTGAAATTGTTGCTCTAATATTAAGGACCCACTTTTACTCAGCATTTACTCATTCAATTCAACTTCTCAAATGTTCAATGGCAGGTGTTGATGTGATTCTGGATTGTATTGGAGCAGCCTACCTTCAGCGAAACCTGGACAGCTTAAATTTTGATGGAAGGCTTTGTCTTATTGGCTTCCAGAGTGGAGCAgtcaccgaaattaaactgAATACTTTACTTCCAAAGCGCCTTACAGTACAAGGTaccagaaaacaaaaagaacatAAAGCAGAGGACTTATTCTTTAGAAAATATGACAAACCACACACACCTCCACAGATGCATCCACCATATCCATGCTTCCCATTTCCCTAATACTAGAAAATAATACTGCTTCAATGTCATTCTTATATTCCACATATCTTGCATCTGCTGCTAAAATGGTTACAACACAAAAAACTCCACTATTCATTGTAGTGGGCATGCTAGAAGCATGTCCTTTTTAGATCATAGAACATTATAGGCTTATGTCATTTGATGCTTTTGTATTCAGGGGCTGCCTTACGACCAAGAAGTCATGAAAACAAAGCAATGGTTGTAAATGAAGTGGAGAAGAATGTTTGGCCAGCAATTGCAGCAGGCAAGGTGAAGCCTATAATCTACAAATCTTTTCCCTTATCTGAGACTGGGGAGGCTCATCGGCTCATGGAAAGTAGTGACCATATTGGGAAGATACTACTTGTTCCATGATGTTGCTAAAGGTCTTGTCTTCTATTTGGGACAATGGTGGCTCGTTTAATGATAAAATGAGCCACTTCTGAATCATGTTTATGTAGTTTATTTTGTGTATGTCCTTGTGACCTAATTTAATCTTACGAAGATGAAAATCATACAGAACTGATATGTTGTGAAGGATTTTCAATACTTGCGAACTGCGTTATCTGAGAAAGATAATAAAAACTAGTTGCAGCATTGTGGATTGCATTTAGTTGACCTTAACACTGTAAATTCGAAAAATGATAAGAGTAATGCACATGACTATCAAAAGTTTTGACATATTGAAGGAAAATCTGACATTTGAAATTCAAAGATTGCACTTTTGCTTAGGCATTGGATATCTTGTTCTAAAGTGCAAGTTAATGACTTGAGACCAGATAAAGGTAAAGAAAACAgcatcaaatattttttaagtacAACAGTTAGCTAGTATTAATTTCCTTTGCAAAATCAGGTTACAAAGCACCAACATGGCAACATCTCTTAAGGCAATGTGGGATAGAATAAGGGGTTTGGACAAGCATGCGTTGACGGGGGAAGGGGGGGAGGGTGAGAATAATTATTGGCCAGttccaaacaaaaacaaagttgCAAGCCAACGCTTTGTTTAAACTAAATCATAAGAACAAGCCATTTTCTATACAGTCATTAAGAAGAacataaactaaataaaat
It includes:
- the LOC18596932 gene encoding endonuclease 4, which codes for MGFRGMGSHELLWIGRVLVLMLLVHGVIGWGKEGHYAVCKIAEGYLTEDALATVKELLPDSAKGELASVCSWPDDIKWYYNWHWTSPLHYVDTPDLKCNYEYCRDCHDLAGHKNICVTGAIFNYTSQLFSAYQDYKPKLKYNLTEALMFLAHFMGDVHQPLHVGFTGDLGGNTITVRWYRRKTNLHHVWDTMIIDSAVKTFYGSDLAIMIQAIQRNITDAWSNDIPSWEYCGYNHAVCPNLYASESVGLACKFAYRNATPGSTLEDDYFLSRLPIVEKRLAQGGIRLAAVLNRIFTSEVKIARA
- the LOC18596933 gene encoding quinone oxidoreductase PIG3; this encodes MKAIVITTPGGPEVLQLQQVDDPEIKDDEVLIKVEASALNRADTLQRKGAYPPPKGASPYPGLECSGAVLSVGKNVTRWKVGDQVCALLSGGGYAEKVAVPAGQVLPIPPGVSLKDAAGLPEVACTVWSTVFMMSRLSAGETFLVHGGSSGIGTFAIQIAKTKGATVFVTAGSEDKLAFCKNLGADVCINYKTEDFVTRVKEETGGKGVDVILDCIGAAYLQRNLDSLNFDGRLCLIGFQSGAVTEIKLNTLLPKRLTVQGAALRPRSHENKAMVVNEVEKNVWPAIAAGKVKPIIYKSFPLSETGEAHRLMESSDHIGKILLVP